tATTATTAATTCGTAAAAAAAAACCCTGAATATTATTAATGAATCAAGGTCGAGTCCATATTTAAAATAGGTAAAATGTTGGAGTGAGTTTGGTCATACTTGAAGACCTTAttatatagttatatttttctttttgttcgtCAAACAAAATTGAATAGAAGCAATTGAGATATATAATCTCTAAAACACTAAATTGAGATATATTATCTCTAAAACACTAAAGCTAAATTGCATAATAATTATAAGGATTTGAAGGATACACATACGATCAATGTAAagttttacacatacatctaatAAAAATTTACCAATTTACCACATCATTTCATCCATGTATGGTTATTCTGAAACTACTTGTATGAGATGAATGAACGGTGATTTCATATTGAATGTAagtataaaactattttaaactATCGATGTATATTCATTAAACTCTAATTATAATTGAGAAAATAGGATATGTAGTGGTAGCTAGTTTTTACTTTTACACTATTATTCGATATCAAGTTATCAACTATGTAATGTGTAGGGATgtcaatttgacccatacccagagggtatccgcaaaaaattacccacaacgggtaggctaaaaacccgcattttgggtacggacacgggtatgagtaattacccgcaaaaatgaacgggtatgggtgcgggtacgggtaccttagtacccaccccgccccatacccgcataatatatatttatttattttatttatattattatattataatatatgtaaatcaatttaaaacaatacaactctactaaactattacatatttttaataaaaatgtttatttataacataatataaaaataatgtgaatatttaacatgaatatgaactttaacataaggttaataataattttgtttataattttcattagtcaatattaaaatctttgaaatttttttaattctattaaaattatatgatattttataattgatcaatttatttttagtaaaaatgcgggtaacgggtacgagTATGGggacctaggtacccatagggtatggggacgggggcaaaagttgttacccacgcggatatggggatgggtacgaatattttttcaatccgcgggtatgaGAATgtgtactatagtaccctacccataccctacccattgtcatccctagtaATGTGTTAAATCATCCTACTACACTCCACTTTAATGATATAAGGTGGAAAAATTACTGATCCTATTGAATGTTTGTGTGAAATTttttgacatatatatatatatatatataacatgtcCATTAAATTCATTATAATTTGGTTGAATTTGAAATagttttttgtttacttattaaattaattaaataaataaaaacaaaacatttcaAATGATTTGATGGCATTATCGGTATTACAGTAAATGCCATTGATCATAAAGTAATTTCACCCAAATCATTGCCTACAAAACCCTCTCTCTTTCATTCTCCCTCTGCACAGTCACAATTCACAAACAGAAACAAACTCtcaccaacaaaaaaataaaaacagagcAGTTAGTTAACAATGAGAACCCAACGCTCTCACCATTTCCTTCTATTATCAATCCTGTTCTTCGCATCAACATTCTCATTTCTCCGATTAGCAACCGCCACCGGAGCAGATCCTCCAACCACCGGCAACAACGACGACACCGAATACATCCGTTCAAGTTGCAACACAACACTATACCCTGACATATGCTACACTTCTCTCTCTCGTTACGCCAATGCAGTTCAACAAAATCCAGGCCAACTCGCTCGCATCGCCATAGCAGTAAGCTTCTCCAAGGTTCACCGTACCGCATCATATCTCTCAAATCTCACTCGCGTCGCTGATTATAGCGGTAACTCACGCGCCGCACTCGCTCTTCGTGACTGTTTCTCAAATCTAGATGACGCCGTTGATGAAATCCGTGGCTCGATTAAACAGATGCGTCAGTTAGGAGCCGCCGGAAGTGGAACCAATTCGTTTCTTTTTCAGATGAGTAACGTTCAGACGTGGATGAGTGCGGCGCTTACCGATGAAGAAACGTGTACGGATGGATTTCAAGATGTAGAGGATTGTCCGATGAAATCGGATGTAGAGAAACGTGTGACGAAGGTGAAGAAGTTCACGAGTAATGCTTTGGCACTTGTTAATGGTTACGCTAAACAAGGAATGCCGTGAAATTGTGACCGTTTGATTTGATTATTACTTTTTCTAATTTCAgaattattgttgttgaattacTGTGTAGTGTGTGTGTGAACAAGAAAGATGTGAAATGAAATGTGAATGATGAATGTAAATTTTGGTGGTTTTGATTTTAGCTTTGTTTTTagcaaagaaaaaacaaacacatgTGGCTTGGCTTACACAGGATTTCTGTGCAAGAATGGAGAGTGTagatatacaaaaaaaaaaaaaaaactagccaCAGTTATAATGTATTGTGTGAAGGTAAAGGCGTTTGAGtgagtttttaatttgttgatggTTATTGATCCTTTGAAGTTAAGAAATTAAGATGAATATTGTTAGGGCCACTCtaatattgtgttatttattttcatGGAATGGAAGGTCATAACTGTAGATGAAAACgatattaatacaaaaaattgaCGTTATTTTATATtccttctattttttctttttttttcattatcgGTATTCGTGAACGGCTTAATTTGATTTAGAAGTTAGTTGTAATATCGAGTGGTTTCAATCATCTATCAATCGTAGTTACGGAGGTCGAATCGTAATTCTCCCTACCAAATCCAGAtacaatcaccactgaaccaactaagataattatatttgaactttgaagtgacaaaatttgaatttagttAATTGTGTTGTGGAAATTTAAGTTCTTCACCTAGACTTTAATTTTACCTTAATGAGAAACAATCTTTTAAACTTATTTTCAATGATGCATTAACCCGTTTTAGgttgattttaaattgttttaactTATGTCTAAGTTTGGCAGTTCGTTTTATCATTAGGTGCCTACCAacatttatcttttctttttgataATTAAACTCCATTGACACTCCTGTCATTTAGGCAAGACAATGTAATCTCCAACTGCTTGTATGAGTCCTGGTATTGACGGGAAAATTTTGCTTTGACCAGGTGCAAATTTGGAATGATAATGTGAGGACATATATTAGGTAATTATCGTTAATGACCGTCGAAATAATAGTTGAGAAGCCATGATTGATTGTAGATGTCAATTATTTCGATGTCGGTCATTATGGAAGGGTGACTTCCTTAACCCTTGGGCAGAGAGATGCGACTTTGGGCTTGTATCCTGATGGGCGGAGTTCGGCACATATGAGGGCAACCCACCTCTTGGATTCTTAGGTCCTATCTAGAAGAACTAACAAGGTTGGGtattgttaattttaaaaacaaccTTGCCCGAATTAGAAAACTTGAAATTTAACACTTATGTGCGTTAGTATTTTtaaataagggtcatgctaaacagtgcccctggggcacttgttaaacataccaataaaggaaataaaaaataaaattaatattaaaaagaaattttttgataCCTTTGAGATATTGGATGCACACATTTCGaggcataatttctatttttaaatgctTAACCAGTGTCCTGTGTCCCGGGggcattgtttagcattttccataatatTTATTACTTCATTTGCGGATAAAAAATATGACCTCCATCAAATGTGGAGATGggatttaaattttaactctaACAATAAATAAGTGCGGAGAACCTCCATCTAGGGTCGGGGGCAGGGAAGGCAAAATTCATCTCTATATTCACCCCCATTGCCATATAATCGGGGCTGTTTGGGACTATTTTAGGACGTTGTTAGTTACTCTTTGTGTGCCAATATAAATAGTTTTCACCAtattatacaaattaaaaaatataattaatatttagtaaaaaaaaattaatgttatatagaaaagaaaaattatgtgttagtttacaaaattgtcattcatttaaaaaatgaaaatgataaattgaataattgaaagaatgcgtaataaataattaagagaatttttaaaaaagtgttaGTATCATCTAGAGAAGtgttttaagaaaaattgaaaacaatgttACAAATccttttacaattttaaaatgttataaatCCACTTTGGATCAACTAAAAGTTTAGGAGGCCTCTAATCACAATTCATAGACTTGGGCAACTGAATTTAGTTTGCAGTTCATGTAATAACACAATCACTCTTATTGTGAGTTATGATCAACATCATCATTATATCGAATTTTAGGATATTTTCTTCAACCATATAATGGAATAACATGATTCAATAAGCAATTGCATGATTTGGAGGGTCCAcgtcattttttattaattggactccactgtttttttttctttcatagaATTGGATGTCTATGATTGATCTTCGTGATAATATTGTTTCCCATACATGAATATTTCCCTTTTCAATTCAATTATGATGTCTGTACAACCTTGTGTTTTTTATTCATAGTTTAAACAAACTAGTTATAAAAAATCGCATGGCATGAAGATAGATATGAATGAGACAGGGGTCCTACAGTCATAACTTTTTATTTGATCAGATCAATCTTTCAAATAGAGAATCCACATAAGAGCCATGTTTAGTAAGTAAAATTAAAGAGCATGTTTGACATTGGATGATCGACTGAGTGACTCTAGACAATACATCCAATTAGCTAATAGCAATTCATAATAAtcgaatttgaatttgaattactgtaaaaaaatagaaaaaagaaatagaaagaaaaaaaagttgaagagagagaagaaatttaGTGGTTGAGACTACCATTTGAGGGAATGCAGTTAAAAATCCACCGGAGACAATCCATTCCCGGTTAGGGATATATATTCACATCTCGTGATGAAGGAGTGAGTGAAAAAGTTGAAATAACATGTCTTACTAATGTTTTTAcgttttattgtaaaaaaaaatagttttcaagTTTAATCTTTTTAATGTGGTTGAAATGTTTAGGTGTTAAGATTTTTAAAAttctaatgatattttttttttgttacaataggGGGCTAAACTCAAGAGAAAGAAGTACAAAACGACAATGATTCTAAGGGTAGCAATTCTCATTACATCAGCAAATACCAACGAACTCAATCTAAGAAGACATTGATCATACAACGAAGTCCTGGATGTGATCACAACCCATATTAGTAAAAGTATCTGCGCAAGCATTTGTCTCAAGGTAGAGTAAAACTTATAAGAGATTATTATGATTAAAGATGATGAAATGAATACATGTGATGCTTTTATAACTTATATAGAGCTAATAGAGGAAAAATTAACTAACCACTCACttaattaacaaactaactaattaatcaaaactctAAAATAATTACTATTCTCAATGTTATGACTTTAGGGAAACATTCACATCTCGTGAGGgaacattttataaaaattgcttggtaaacaaaaaaaaaaaggttttaaaTTATTATGAATTGCTATTAGCtaattgaatttaaattattatgaaTTACTGTTTTAATGGTTGTGATGTCATTGGATGATCGACTGAGTGACTCTAGACAATACATCCCCTCCCTAACCCTAAACATTTCAACTACATTATATTAGCCGTAACATCTCTCACCCAAAAATTGCAtggtcaaaaaaaaacattaaagaaATAGTTATGAGAGTGACAACAGTAGATAAGGTTGGGAAATTGTTTGGCTTATTTGATGTATAATAATTTTGGAATTGAGCTTGTAGACATAAGCATCCCGTGAAACAAAGGAAAAAGACTAGAAACTAAGTAGGTAGCAAGTGAGAGTGTGACAAATTAACCATCTCCAAATATAGCTATTTATTTAGCATAAATAAAAGCCACATACAAAAACAACACTttagtttataatatttttctcGTAGACAGCTTGTTAATTAGTAGTTGCTCCGCTAGCAAGAGGAACGAGACAAAATAGTGTTGCTTTTATGGTCCCTATATGAAAATCTTGTTGCTATTGATCTcacaaagaaaaatgaaatttttgttgCTATACTAGCTTCACGGATTGTAATGATCGATTATATATGCAACTTATTAATTCAATCATTGGACTTTGGTAAAAAAGTTCTAataagatcaatttttttttttaagtatgttATTGGTGTAAAAGTTTTAGCAACTTAATCTCAACATAAATTGACCATTTTAGTGGAATCTCATCTCTCGTCGATATTTTTCTATTCACAAAACTCgaactaaaaatattgtttaaaagATCTTAGTCCAAATTCAATCGGAGTAATATAATTAATGTAGATTGAATGGTCTTTAAGTGCTTGGAAGTGTTTTGGACTAGACCAATGCTTATGTTTGCCCTCGTGCTCGGCTCAAACTCAAAGGACATGACAAGTTCACTTTGGGAGTGCACAACTCCACTAAATTCCAACAGGCAAAACAATCCACATTCGTAATATCCGTTCCATCAATCAAGACCTTAATGATCTCGAATCCCTCATTCCATTGATGAGGATCCCGTAATCACCTCCTCTCATTAATGAATGAACTATGCGTTAGACCTATATTAATCCTTCCTAAGAATGTTCGTAGAACTAAACTTCCATTGATGGTACACGATTCTAATTCTTAACTCTAAACTTCTCACTTCATATTCTCATACTcatttttgtgtcaaaatattTGTAGAACCCCCCACCACTAACATTAACTTTGACGAATCGCTACTCAACAAGGCTGCGGATTGTTGAAGAACTTACCAAAATTTATACTCTATAGTTAGAAAACAGTAATGTAATTGTTAACTATCTACCAATAGATCGTGGATAGTGTTGAGAATATTCTGGTAAGCATTTCCTAATTGATATGATAATATAATAGCGACACGACATTGTACCTAAAAAaagcaaataataataatagagtcacGAGAAACACATTGCGTCATTCACATAATGTTAGTTTAGTCACAAAATAAATGgtgcaaaaatatttttttcctgcATATTAAAATGAAATGATGCCACAATATTCCAAACATCGTCCATATTTGTTGCTAGTGATCAAGTTTGTTTTTCAATTAGGGaagcaaaatttatttttttgcggGTCTACATgcatgaaataaaattaaattaaatgaatggCAAcaattttaataagtttttgcaAAAGTTTTATATGTTGGTTTAAGATAACATAGTAACATTAATAAGTTTGTGACAAAAGTTTTATATGTTGGTATAAAATATTGCTGTAAGTACTGGTTTAAGCTAACATCTAGAAGATTAGTTTTTTTGCtttgttcttttttataatttttagtttttgaagTTTTGTGATGCTATGTTTTTAACTGTAGCactaaattttctattttttcagcAACGATATTTGTTATTTCTGTAGAAAttagtagttttttatttaCGTTGGAGGAAAGTGGAAAGCTGGTTTGAGAAAAAGCATGTACATTTTACCCATTAATAATTCTTACCTATTTTTggagacaaaaaagaaaacacccAATGTAGTTTCTTTTTGTGCCCTTGTATTTTGTCGCGAGTCCGTTGAAATGATCAAAATATCTCTTCTGCTATTTAACTTGCGAATTGTATTTTCTACTTATCATGCGAACATCCTCTTTATACATAATATTTTTAGGATTTTACACCGTTAGCTACTTAACATGCGAACTGTATTCTCTACTTATCATACAAAAATCCACTATACATAAACTATTTAGGATTTTACACTGTTTCTACTTACACATGAGAATTGTTTTCTCTGCTTATTATGCGAACAACCCTGTATAcacaaaattttagaatttacaCGTTCACCTTCTAGAAAGTGTAAC
This portion of the Trifolium pratense cultivar HEN17-A07 linkage group LG3, ARS_RC_1.1, whole genome shotgun sequence genome encodes:
- the LOC123913659 gene encoding pectinesterase inhibitor 7-like encodes the protein MRTQRSHHFLLLSILFFASTFSFLRLATATGADPPTTGNNDDTEYIRSSCNTTLYPDICYTSLSRYANAVQQNPGQLARIAIAVSFSKVHRTASYLSNLTRVADYSGNSRAALALRDCFSNLDDAVDEIRGSIKQMRQLGAAGSGTNSFLFQMSNVQTWMSAALTDEETCTDGFQDVEDCPMKSDVEKRVTKVKKFTSNALALVNGYAKQGMP